A single window of Psychromonas ingrahamii 37 DNA harbors:
- a CDS encoding peptidoglycan binding protein CsiV, which produces MNYKLFLPVILLCSSFSASAEERWFEIEVLLFQRNISLEKIGEKLSDDVIAVDTSSSTSMLKVNGSGEANPVIISAQQFDYNANNFILLNSSHLNLSAQRERLAAHAAFKPILHMAWQMPVKSNNSAKPIHLFGGENLGLGTQLGDKWAVDGNFEIYLDHYLYIDSQLIVRQKTMQEQIKQQTADVQNSSTLESENGVETISLKRESDTFENNQRMVIKEVMFDQKRRLRSEEIHYLDHPLMGIIVQIRKIEGK; this is translated from the coding sequence TTGAATTACAAACTGTTCTTACCCGTTATATTGTTGTGTTCCTCATTTTCAGCCAGTGCTGAAGAACGCTGGTTTGAAATTGAAGTCCTGCTTTTTCAACGTAATATCAGCCTTGAAAAAATAGGTGAAAAATTATCAGACGATGTGATAGCGGTGGACACGAGCAGCAGCACCTCAATGCTAAAGGTAAATGGGTCGGGTGAGGCTAATCCCGTGATTATTAGTGCACAACAGTTTGATTACAATGCCAATAACTTCATCCTGTTAAATAGTTCGCATCTGAATCTCAGCGCACAACGTGAAAGATTAGCCGCACACGCAGCCTTTAAGCCGATTTTACATATGGCTTGGCAAATGCCCGTTAAGAGCAATAATAGCGCAAAACCTATTCACCTTTTTGGCGGTGAAAATCTTGGATTAGGCACTCAATTAGGTGATAAATGGGCGGTCGATGGAAATTTTGAAATCTACTTAGACCATTATCTCTATATAGACAGTCAGCTCATTGTTCGTCAAAAAACAATGCAGGAGCAAATCAAACAACAGACCGCTGATGTGCAAAATTCAAGTACACTCGAAAGTGAAAATGGGGTTGAAACTATCTCTCTAAAGAGAGAGAGCGACACCTTTGAAAATAACCAAAGGATGGTTATTAAAGAAGTTATGTTTGATCAAAAACGCCGTTTAAGAAGTGAAGAGATTCATTATTTAGACCATCCATTGATGGGAATTATTGTACAAATAAGAAAAATTGAAGGGAAATAA
- the mfd gene encoding transcription-repair coupling factor, which produces MTDLALLSVPALKKKSDRLIFGNLLGSSQALAISECAKQQASPLILIVDDTPTALKLRQELEFFVEDNLELITFPDWETLPYDNFSPHQDIISNRIETLYKLPNLKNAILIVPISTLLLRIAPPSYLKQHTLIIKNKQKIELQALRADLQEAGYYAVEQVMEHGEFCARGSLLDIYPMGSDTPYRIDFFDDEVDSIRPFDSESQRSLKAISEIKLLPAHEFATDKDAIKRFKVQFTHKFTSPLSTGNDSVFEQISQHNLPAGIEYYLPLFFADTASLFDYFPSNARLAIAGDINQACSDFWKTISTRYQEKSVDLFRPLLPPEELYLRHEQCFELINQWPRYDFRTQPFEHPKNTKQNCAIQAVPDIQIEHNKNAPLQKLQHFITNFTGKVLFSVESAGRKESLLELLATLKLPLSEFSTLTSFTKSKKQLGITISQVENSFILTDTDFAFVTENELLGHKVTQRRRRKENNDENYSADHIVRNLAEIKIDQPVVHIDYGVGKYLGLETIETAGHLTEFVKLEYLRGDKLYVPVSSLQLISRYSGHDVENAPINKLGTETWQKAKKQAAEKVRDVAAELLEVYAQRAAKVGHQYKLNKTHYALFSNDFPFEETHDQALTIKAVISDMCSSQPMDRLVCGDVGFGKTEVAMRAAFIATDNLRQVALLVPTTLLAQQHYENFKDRFADWPVRIEVLSRFKTAKQQKLILEEVNQGKIDILIGTHKLLSSNVQFADLGLLIIDEEHRFGVRQKEKIKALRAQIDILTLTATPIPRTLNMSMNGMRDLSIIATPPAKRLAVKTFVVQKKDQIISDAITREIMRGGQVYFLHNNVATIEKAAHDIQQLIPQAKVAVAHGQMNEHQLEKIMADFYHQRQNVLVCSTIIETGIDIPSANTIIINRADHLGLAQLHQLRGRVGRSHHQAYAYLLTPKPKLMTKDAQKRLQAIEALDTLGAGFTLATHDLEIRGAGELLGDEQSGQIASIGYNLYMEMLNQAIEALKNGQEPTLEHLMASQAEVELRIPALIPTDYMPDVNQRLSLYKRIAGSKNKLALREIQVELIDRFGLLPASTKNLIQVATIKQQCTPLGIKRLEAHANGGNILFTENTPVDPMFLVSLLQTQANTFKLDGPTKLKFICDLSDSRQRINWIMQLLHSFESHLIKKAKG; this is translated from the coding sequence ATGACTGACCTAGCTTTATTATCTGTTCCCGCATTAAAGAAAAAATCAGATCGTTTAATATTCGGAAATTTATTGGGTAGTAGTCAAGCATTGGCTATTAGTGAGTGTGCCAAACAACAAGCATCCCCCTTAATTTTGATCGTTGATGATACGCCCACTGCTTTAAAATTAAGGCAGGAACTTGAATTTTTCGTTGAAGATAACCTTGAACTAATTACCTTTCCCGATTGGGAAACACTGCCTTACGATAATTTCTCGCCTCATCAGGATATTATCTCTAACCGTATCGAAACATTATATAAGTTACCAAATCTTAAAAATGCCATATTAATTGTCCCAATCAGTACGCTGTTACTGCGTATCGCCCCCCCTTCCTATTTAAAACAGCACACTTTAATAATAAAAAATAAGCAAAAGATTGAATTACAAGCATTACGAGCGGATCTTCAAGAAGCGGGTTATTATGCGGTTGAACAAGTTATGGAACATGGCGAGTTCTGCGCACGGGGCTCCTTGTTAGATATTTACCCTATGGGCAGTGACACGCCGTACCGTATTGATTTTTTTGATGATGAAGTTGACTCTATTCGTCCCTTTGATAGTGAAAGCCAACGTTCTTTAAAAGCGATTTCGGAAATAAAATTACTGCCCGCACATGAATTTGCAACGGATAAAGACGCTATTAAGCGTTTTAAAGTACAATTTACCCATAAATTCACCTCACCGTTATCAACCGGTAACGACTCTGTCTTTGAGCAAATTAGTCAGCATAATTTACCTGCGGGTATTGAATATTATTTACCCCTTTTTTTTGCTGACACTGCAAGCTTATTTGATTATTTCCCAAGTAATGCCAGACTAGCAATTGCGGGTGATATTAATCAAGCCTGTAGCGATTTTTGGAAAACCATCTCCACCCGTTATCAAGAAAAATCTGTTGATTTATTCCGCCCTTTATTGCCGCCCGAAGAGTTATATCTGCGCCATGAGCAGTGTTTTGAACTTATAAACCAGTGGCCTCGTTATGACTTTCGTACGCAACCTTTTGAACACCCAAAAAACACCAAGCAGAACTGCGCAATACAAGCCGTTCCTGATATTCAGATTGAACATAACAAAAACGCGCCATTGCAGAAGCTCCAACATTTCATCACAAATTTTACCGGTAAAGTATTATTTAGCGTTGAATCAGCGGGACGTAAGGAGTCTTTATTAGAGTTATTAGCCACCTTAAAATTACCCCTTAGCGAATTCTCTACCCTGACCTCTTTTACTAAAAGTAAGAAACAACTTGGCATTACCATCAGTCAAGTTGAAAACAGTTTTATATTAACGGATACTGATTTTGCATTTGTGACAGAAAATGAATTATTAGGCCATAAAGTCACACAACGACGTCGACGTAAAGAAAATAACGATGAGAATTACAGCGCTGATCATATCGTGCGTAATTTGGCAGAGATTAAAATAGATCAGCCAGTTGTTCATATTGATTATGGTGTGGGTAAATATTTAGGGCTGGAAACAATAGAAACTGCTGGTCACTTAACTGAATTTGTTAAATTGGAATATCTGCGCGGTGATAAACTTTACGTCCCCGTAAGCTCTCTCCAATTAATCAGCCGCTATAGCGGTCATGATGTAGAAAATGCCCCCATTAATAAATTAGGCACGGAAACGTGGCAAAAAGCCAAAAAACAGGCCGCAGAAAAAGTGCGGGATGTCGCCGCAGAACTGCTTGAAGTTTATGCACAACGGGCAGCCAAGGTCGGCCATCAATATAAGCTTAATAAAACGCATTATGCGCTATTTAGCAACGACTTTCCTTTTGAAGAAACCCATGATCAGGCTCTTACCATAAAGGCTGTTATATCTGATATGTGTTCTTCACAGCCGATGGACAGGCTGGTTTGTGGTGATGTAGGTTTTGGTAAAACCGAGGTGGCAATGCGTGCGGCCTTTATCGCCACCGATAATTTACGCCAGGTTGCTCTTTTAGTACCAACAACCTTGCTCGCACAGCAGCATTATGAAAATTTTAAAGATAGATTTGCCGACTGGCCAGTGCGTATCGAAGTCCTTTCGCGCTTTAAAACAGCAAAACAGCAGAAACTTATTCTGGAAGAAGTAAACCAGGGAAAAATTGATATACTGATCGGTACACACAAACTGCTCAGCAGCAATGTGCAATTTGCTGATTTAGGGTTGTTAATTATTGATGAAGAGCATCGATTTGGCGTACGCCAAAAGGAAAAAATCAAAGCCTTGCGGGCACAAATTGACATTTTAACGCTAACAGCTACTCCCATTCCAAGAACATTAAATATGTCGATGAATGGCATGAGAGATCTTTCAATTATCGCAACGCCGCCAGCAAAACGCTTAGCGGTAAAAACCTTCGTCGTACAGAAGAAAGATCAAATTATAAGCGATGCAATAACCCGTGAAATTATGCGTGGCGGACAAGTTTACTTTTTACATAATAACGTTGCTACTATCGAAAAAGCAGCTCACGATATACAGCAGCTTATACCACAGGCAAAAGTGGCTGTTGCTCACGGGCAAATGAATGAACATCAGCTTGAAAAAATCATGGCTGACTTTTACCATCAGCGACAAAACGTGTTAGTTTGCAGCACTATTATTGAGACAGGTATTGATATCCCCAGTGCCAATACTATTATCATCAATCGTGCCGACCATCTTGGTCTTGCACAATTGCATCAACTGCGCGGGCGGGTTGGCCGTTCACATCATCAAGCCTATGCGTATCTTTTAACACCAAAACCCAAGCTAATGACCAAAGATGCACAAAAAAGGCTGCAGGCGATCGAAGCGTTAGATACCTTAGGGGCAGGTTTTACTCTGGCCACTCACGATTTAGAAATTCGCGGCGCGGGTGAGTTATTGGGCGATGAACAATCGGGGCAAATTGCCAGTATTGGTTACAATCTGTATATGGAAATGTTAAATCAAGCGATTGAGGCATTAAAAAATGGTCAGGAGCCTACATTAGAGCACCTTATGGCAAGCCAAGCGGAAGTTGAACTGCGTATCCCTGCCTTGATTCCAACGGATTACATGCCTGACGTTAATCAGCGCTTATCACTGTATAAGCGTATCGCTGGCAGTAAAAATAAACTTGCATTAAGAGAAATTCAGGTGGAATTAATAGATCGCTTTGGCCTATTACCCGCTTCGACTAAAAATCTTATCCAAGTGGCGACAATAAAACAGCAGTGTACGCCATTAGGCATTAAACGTTTAGAAGCACATGCGAATGGTGGTAATATTTTATTTACAGAAAATACACCAGTGGATCCAATGTTTCTGGTGTCATTGCTGCAAACACAGGCAAATACATTTAAACTAGATGGCCCCACTAAACTTAAATTTATTTGCGACCTGTCGGACAGCAGGCAACGAATCAACTGGATTATGCAATTACTGCATAGTTTTGAATCACATTTAATAAAAAAAGCTAAAGGATAA
- a CDS encoding HAD family hydrolase, giving the protein MHSNKQLLENPENNKYSVIIFDWDGTLMDSIDKIINCVIQAAKLSDILAPSPQAIRDIIGLSLDKAMEILFPMLSPAKQQQLIDAYRHQYTYLNKQNTPFYPGIKAWLKVLKQQGYLLAVATGKGRKGLDRQLLQYEVTDLFSITYCADETLSKPDPLMLNNILEALSINAEQALMIGDSSFDLEMANNANVDCIGVTYGVHSDAVLSQYKPIAILSDLPTQLWKYI; this is encoded by the coding sequence ATGCACTCGAATAAACAGTTGCTTGAAAATCCGGAAAATAATAAATATTCAGTGATTATTTTCGATTGGGATGGCACTTTAATGGACTCCATCGATAAAATCATTAATTGTGTTATACAAGCGGCAAAGCTGAGCGATATACTGGCTCCCTCTCCCCAAGCCATTCGTGATATTATTGGTCTCAGTTTAGATAAGGCAATGGAGATACTGTTCCCGATGTTATCTCCCGCTAAGCAGCAACAACTGATCGATGCATATCGTCATCAATACACCTATTTGAATAAACAGAACACCCCCTTTTATCCGGGTATTAAAGCCTGGCTAAAGGTGTTAAAACAACAAGGTTACCTGCTCGCAGTTGCCACGGGGAAGGGGCGCAAAGGACTTGATCGACAGCTCTTGCAATATGAAGTGACTGACTTATTTTCAATTACCTATTGCGCAGACGAAACGCTTTCTAAACCTGACCCTCTGATGCTAAATAATATACTAGAAGCATTGTCTATCAATGCTGAACAAGCACTGATGATAGGTGACTCTTCTTTTGATCTGGAAATGGCGAATAATGCTAATGTCGATTGTATTGGGGTGACTTATGGCGTGCACTCCGACGCTGTCTTATCTCAGTACAAGCCCATTGCTATTTTAAGCGATTTACCCACGCAACTCTGGAAATATATTTAA
- the rluC gene encoding 23S rRNA pseudouridine(955/2504/2580) synthase RluC, whose product MEQINHSVRILEITQENAQQRIDNYLRLHLKGVPKSMIYRIVRKGEVRVNKKRIKPDYKLQTGDFVRIPPVRVAKENALPSPKLNKIARLESQIVYEDDGLIILNKPSGLAVHGGSGLDFGIIEGLRALRPESRFLELVHRLDKATSGCLLIAKKRSMLRALHEQLRNKTMNKQYHALVKGVWEKKWRSVTAPLLKKAQDSIVKVSELGKASETRFKILQRYQGATLVEASPVTGRTHQIRVHSASKGHNIACDDRYGDEQFSKEMQALGLNRLFLHAAHITFFHPVLEKQMTVSAPLCSELTLLLEKLQRN is encoded by the coding sequence ATGGAACAAATAAATCACTCAGTACGCATACTTGAGATTACTCAAGAAAATGCACAACAACGAATTGATAATTATCTTCGTTTACACTTAAAAGGCGTCCCTAAAAGTATGATCTACCGGATTGTACGTAAGGGAGAAGTGCGTGTTAATAAAAAACGTATTAAGCCAGACTATAAACTGCAAACGGGTGATTTCGTCCGTATCCCGCCCGTGCGCGTAGCAAAAGAAAATGCTTTACCTTCTCCTAAATTGAATAAAATAGCGCGTCTGGAATCGCAAATTGTTTATGAGGATGATGGTTTAATTATTTTAAATAAACCCTCGGGTCTTGCTGTGCATGGTGGTAGTGGTCTTGATTTTGGCATAATTGAAGGATTACGTGCTTTACGGCCCGAATCGCGATTTTTGGAGTTAGTACATCGACTTGATAAAGCCACCTCGGGCTGTTTATTGATCGCTAAAAAACGCAGTATGTTACGTGCGCTGCATGAACAGTTACGTAATAAAACAATGAATAAACAATACCACGCTCTGGTTAAAGGGGTCTGGGAGAAAAAATGGCGCAGCGTGACCGCTCCATTACTTAAAAAAGCACAGGATTCTATTGTAAAAGTGAGTGAATTGGGTAAAGCATCCGAAACGCGGTTTAAAATTTTACAGCGCTATCAGGGAGCGACATTAGTCGAAGCCTCTCCGGTGACGGGAAGAACGCATCAAATACGCGTACACAGCGCCTCTAAAGGGCATAACATTGCCTGTGACGACCGTTATGGAGATGAACAATTCAGTAAAGAGATGCAGGCTTTGGGCTTAAACCGCTTATTTTTACATGCGGCGCATATCACTTTTTTCCATCCAGTATTAGAAAAACAGATGACGGTGAGTGCACCTCTTTGCTCTGAACTTACGTTATTGCTAGAAAAGCTGCAAAGAAATTAA